Part of the Spiroplasma sp. BIUS-1 genome, ATCTGTAATTTCAATATTGTAATCAGTACCCAATTTAGAACCTGCAAATATATCTCTAATTTTTTGTTGAGATATGATTGGATTTTTAACTTTACTTTCAGGACCTTTTTCATCAAAACCTCTTAAACTATAAGAAAGCTGATTTTTAAAATCATCAACATAATCCTGTCTTTTATCAAAATTTCTATTAGCATTATAATAAAATGGATTTGTTTGAAGAGTTTTTAAATCTAATTTTTCAAAAACTTGAGAAGTATAAATTGGTTCATTATTTTCAATTATATTCTTGAAAGAATATTCTAGTTTATCCCCAGAATAAACAATACTATTATTTAGAATAGAAATACCAGGTTTTCCAATTATGTTCAATGGAGAATCTAAAAATAATATTTTTCTAGCAACTCCTCCAGAAATCATGTTTTGAGGGTTTTTGTAAGAATACTGATAAATAGATTGGTTGGTAGTAACTACAATATTGTAATTTCTATTTATTTCATCATAATATGAATAAAATCCATTAACACCTTTATCTTCATAGACATCCTTTTCTTTATATTTTTCTGTAAATTTTTGAGGAAGTAATTCAAAAAGTTTAACCATTTTATTTCCATCCATATAATAAATTGCTTCTTCATTATTTGAATCAGTTGCCGCAAAAATAGTTTGTTGAGAATCGCCAGAACCTCTATGATCAGTGTTTGTAATATAAGTTATTTCTTGTTTATCAAAGTTAGTAATAACATTATTTATAGGATCTTGACCTTTCACTATACTATAAGAATAAAAATCAGCACCTGACATAAAGTTTAAAGTAACTTGATTATCATTACCAAGTGAAAAATTTATATTTCTAGGGTTAGTAGGTATTGATGGAAGTTCTTGAGTCATCACTTTAACATTTCCCATTCTCGAAGAATCAAGGTTACCATTAGTATTATTTTCTGTAAAACAGTCATTTAAATCATAACTTGTCACAAAATATTTACTTTCAGATGTGAAAAACATATAAATATGATTATCTTTACTTGAGTCATTTAATTGTCTTGTTGGTGCATAAACCTTCAAAACCTGAGCAGATTCACTAAATTCATTCGGCATGTCAAGTTGTAATTTTTTATCTTTGTTAACAGCATCAGGCTCTATATCTAGTATATTTATTTTTTTATTTTTACCCACATTATTATCAGCGTATGCTAAATATTTTGTTTTATAATCTTTACGCCCCAATCTGTTATAAATAGATGAAAAAGCTGTAGTTGATGCATTGTATGAAGTTTCAGAAGTTGAAACATCACTTTCAACACTAACATAACCATCATTTTTATCATTTTTAATTATAAATGACTTTAAATTTTCACCTGAACCATTAGTTGCAGATACGGCCATATTATATATAACCTCTTCTTTACCACTATTAGGATCAGAGTATTTAAAGATTGCTAAATTCTTTTTTAAAAAACTAGCATCTTTACCTTGCGCTTCTTTCATCAAACCAATTCCATAGTTTTTATTTCTTTTTGCATTTAGATTATATTTTTCATTTTGTTCATCGTTTCCAGTAGCTAAGTTAAAAGTATCACTGTCAACACCTTCAAGTTTTGTAGTTCTTTCGCCAAACATGTTTAAAACACCAGTTTGTTCTGCTAATAAAGCAACTGGTTGAGCTGATACAGTAATTCCTCCTAATAAAGTCAATAAAGTTTTCATATTTTTAATTTCCTTCCCTAGTTTTTTCCTGATATAAATTACTATTTTTAATAGTTCCTTTATGCCCATAAGGGCATAAACTACAAAAATATTATAGAGAATTTTAGAGAAAAAAGGTATATAAAAGATTAAAAATATTTAATTACTTGAAAAAAAAAAAAAAAAAAAAAAATCAAAATTATTTGATTTTAATATCAGTAAATACATTTACTTAAAGTAACCTATTTAGCCACTTTCTTTTTATCTTCGTAAGTATCAACACTTGTTTTAGCACTAATTAATCCAAAAATTGAACCAACTGTTAATAATCCACCATTTAAACCAATAAACACTATTAATAAACCTAAAAGTAAGTTTAAAACAGGATCTTGTTTATGAGTTGAGTTAAATATAATAATTGGCAATAAAGAAACTATAAACAAACCAATACCCATCCCTAAAGCTAAAAAATAACCAATTCTTTGTTTATAACTTTTTCTTGAGTTAATTAAAACTAAGTTAAAGATTAAAGCACCATATGCTATTAAACAAATTATCAATACAGTTCAACCAATTGAATTTATAGTTGATAAACCTGATTCACTTACTTGTGTAAGTCATTCACCTAATCTATTTAAAAGTTCATAACCTTTATTTACAAGATCTTTTAAAGATATCATGATAATTGAAAAAACCATTACAGGCATTAAAGTTGCTAACAATAAATAAATACTTACATGTGATAGAGTTTTTGAAAATCTAATCATATTTTTTTCTCCTATTAATTTTTAAGTACCTTAAACAACATTTAAAAGTATACTATTTTGAGAAAAAAAATAAACTCATGAGAGTTTATTTGATTGATTTTTTATCTATATGTAATAAATAAATTAAGTTTAGCACTTCCAAATATACCTTTTGATTTTCCATAATCATTAGGTCTTACATAAATATGAGTAACCATTAATTCGTTTTCATTTATAGCTTTATCTATATCTTCTTGAGTTAATAATCTATTTGTGTTTGTTTGTTCATCCAAAGTATAAAGTGGACTAAATTCTAAACCAAATAATGCAAAGTAAAGTGCAGTATAAGGATCATATGCCTGTATTGTTTTTGAAAGTGATCATTGTGTTAGTTCTGTTAAACTTTCAAGCTCACCTTCATCTTCTTTTTGAGCTCTTCTAAATAAGCTGATTTCATTAAGTTGGTTTAAATCACCTGGATGATGGTGAATTGTTGAATAATATGTTGCATTTCCAATTAAATTATTTGCAATACCTTCTTGACTTGCTTTTATTTTAATTTCTCAAGTTTCTTTATTAGCTCCATTTGCACCCTCAATATCAACATCTTCTATATCTCTATTATCCATTACACTTTTAATTGAAATTACTTCAATTCAACTTTCTTCAATAAAGATGTTGTGACTTTTTTGTAGTTCTTTTTTAATTAAAGCAGGTATTAATAAAGTTTTGTAGCTATCAACTCCAAAGTTGAAATATCCCAAATTCTCTGTGACAGCATAGCCATTTAATACTGACAAATTATAACTTTCTTCTTGTTTTTCTTTTAATATATTATTTGTGTTAATCACAACAGGTGCAACACTTGTTGTGGTCATTGACAATGATGCGATTAAACTTAGTAATTTTATCATTATATTTTATTACCTTTCTTTCTTAACCCACCCAACCCACCTTTAAAAATTTATATTTATAAAGTTATTGGTAATTTGCAAATATTATATATTTCATGTTTAATAAATAATTTTGTTTGTTAAATACAAAAAATATTTAGAAAAAAACGCAAAAAAAAGCCCAGAGCGAACTCTGGACTAAAACTATTTAAGGGTAAAATAATTTTAAATTTAACAACTTGAATTGTTCTAGGTACTTATTTGCTTTTATTCAAAGCTCTTACAAGTAGCATTAACTTGTAGTTTCCTGATCCCACCCTTACACCCTTTATTTTTTTCTAGAAAAAAATAACTGGAAACTTGGAGATTTTATATTATTGATATCTAATAAAAACCAATACCTTTTTTGGACTAATTCATTTTTATTCCCTGTTTTTTATTTTTGAAATATTACACTTTCGCAAGCGATTTATGTATTGCTTACAAATGTTATTATCAATTATTAATAAAAATAATCAACAACAATAGTTCAACATAAAAATTTTTTTAAAATTCTATAATTATTTTAATTTTATCGATTCAGACCATAAGTGAGCATCTTTGTAATATAAAACAATTGAAATTATTTTATATATTTGATATATTTATATTGTAACTAATTTGTTTACAAGTTAGTTACGCGTTGTTGTAAGCCCTCCCAAAGTTTATAATAACTAGGGATATATGAACATTATCGATTTCGATAAAACTATTTGTTAGAGAAGTATATATACATCTATCAGTTAATAGTGAATAAGATAATGTAATATTTTCCCTATAACGCAAATTGCAGATTAAATTACTTGTTGTCTCTTTCTAAGAGGCAACTTTTTTTTATCTTTAATTTGGTTAAAATTTTTTAATAAGTGTTTTTTTAAACAATTTTTTTTATTCCCGAACAGCATCAAATGATTGATTTTCTCTAGTTATTTAAAGACATCTATCTTTGACACCCTTATTGTAATACTTTAAATATTAAATACAAATATTTAAAAAACCTCTGTCAATTTTAAACTAGTCTCTCACTGCTTTAAAATCAATTTTAAAAAATTTTAAAAAAAATAGTTAACTTGAAAATTAACTATTTTTTAAATTATAAGGATAATTTAACTCCAAAAATTTCTTTCACCCTGGGTTTGGTGAGTGTTCTGGATAGATCTGTCAGAATTTCTTTTGAGCTTCTTGGTAACTATTTGCTTTAATAATCTTATTTCTTACTAAATACATAAACACTATACTTGCACTTCTATTTATTCCTCAAATACAGTGAACATAGATTTTTTTATCTTTAATATTGTTTTCAATTTGTTGAATTGCATCCAATATTAAAGATTTGTCCATATCTTCTAGATAAGGATAATCTTCAAAGTTGTACAAAATTCTCTTATTGTTTTCTTGTACTATTTTGTTTTCACCATCTTTAGGGTTTTGTGTTGTGAATATCTCTTGAGCACAGCTCAAGATCAAATCAGCATCTTCAGGAACTGAATGCATGTCTCCTAAATATAAGTTCTTTACGATTTTTTTACTCATATTT contains:
- a CDS encoding dual specificity protein phosphatase, translating into MSKKIVKNLYLGDMHSVPEDADLILSCAQEIFTTQNPKDGENKIVQENNKRILYNFEDYPYLEDMDKSLILDAIQQIENNIKDKKIYVHCIWGINRSASIVFMYLVRNKIIKANSYQEAQKKFWQIYPEHSPNPGWKKFLELNYPYNLKNS